The Sinorhizobium fredii USDA 257 region GCGTGCTGGCGGGCCATCTCCCGATCGATCGCGACGAGCCCGGCCGGGCGCTCTCTTGATGTTCGCATGATCATCCCTTTACGCCACCACTTGTCAGCCCGGAAATCAGGGCGCGTTGCATGACAAGGCCGATCAGCACCGGGGGCAGGGCGGCGAGCACCCCGGCGGTTGCGATCAGCCCGTAATCGGAAACACGGCCGCCGGCGAGATCGGCAATGGCGACGGTCAAGGTCTTGGCGCGCAGATCGGAGGTGAAGAGCAGCGCGTAGAAGAACTCATCCCAGGCAAGCAGGAAGGCGAAGAGCGCCGAGGTTGCCATGACGGGGGCGGCGAGCGGCAGCGTCAGCAGCCGCAGGATCTGATCGAGCCGCGCGCCGTCTATCATTGCGGCGCTCTCGATCTCCCTCGGTATGGCATCGAAGCCGGATTTCAGGAGCCAGGTGGTGAAGGGTGCGAGAATCGTCAGGTAGACGAGCGCCAGCCCGAAGACCGAATTGAGCAGACCGAAATAGGCAAGGCCCATATAGAGCGGCACGGCAAGCGCCACCGGCGGCAGCATATAGGTGGCGATCACCGCGTAGAGCGACCAGGAGACGGCAGGCGTCCGCGACACCGCCCAGGCAGCCGGGATGGCGACCACGATCGCGGCGAGCGTTGCCATGGCGGCGACCTGCAGGCTGTTCATCAGCGAGGCGATGAAGGCGCCGCCGGCGCTGTTTTCGACCGCCGACAGCAGGATGCGATAGCGGGAGAGGTCGATTTCGCTCGGCCACCAGGCGAGCGGCTTGGCGCTGAGGTCGGCGGCCGGCGAAATGCTCATGACGAAGAGCCAGACGACCGGCGCCAGGATCACGGCAGCGAGAAGCAGGGCGCTCGCATAGACGAAGGCGGTGAAGAGCGGGCTCTGGCGTTCCATCACGAAGCTCCTGCTGCCCTGCGGAGCAGTGCGGCATAGGCGGCTGCAAGAACTGTCACGAGCAGGGTGACGATCAGCGCCAGCGACGCGCCGGAACCTGCCCGCTGGAAGGAGAAGGCTTCCTGGTAGACGAGGATCGACAGCGTGCGCGTGCTATTAGCCGGTCCGCCGCGCGTCATCACCCAGATGATGTCGAACACCTTGAAAGCCTCGATGGTGCGTAGCACCAACGCCACCAGCAGGGGGCCAGCCAGGTACGGCATGATGACGAAGCGGAAACGATTGAAAGCACCGGCACCGTCGACGAGCGCCGCGGCAGTGATTTCGCGCGGAACGGCCTGGAGGGCGGCCAGTGCGATGAGCGCCACCAGCGGAAAATTCTTCCAGCAGTCCGCGACGATGAGGGCGGTGAGCGCCGAACCCGGTTCGCCGAGCCAGGAGCGATAGCTGTCGATCAGGCCGAACTGGGTGAGCGCCGCGTTGAGCGCGCCATACTCCGGATTGTAGATCAGCCGCCACAACGTTGCATTGACCACCGTCGGCAACGCCCAGGGCAGGATCATCAGAGCCCGGAGCGCCGTTCGGCCGCGGAACCGCTGATTGAGGAGGAGGGCGGCAAGAACGCCGAGCACCATCTCGGCGGCGACCGACACGACGGCGAACCAGGTCGTCGTAACGAGCGCCCTTCGGAAGTTCGAGCCGGTCACTATTCGCTCGTAATTGTCGAAGCCTACGAAGCTTCCCGCGGTGCCGACGAGCTTCGCGTCAGTGAAGGAAAGCCGGACCGTGTCGACGAGCGGCCAGCCGATCACGCCGATCATCACCACGAGCAGAGGCAGCATCAGCAGCCACGCGCGCGTCGAAATCCAGGTGCCGGACATGGTTGAACCTTTACCGCTCTCGGGTCGGATTGGTGAGACTCGAGATCACATGGCCCCGGACGCGGTGCGTTCGGGGCCCAGATCCGTTTGCTTCAGAGGCCGCTGTTTTCGGCGGCGGTCTTCAGCGCATCTTCCGGCGAAGCCTGGCCGAGCAGCGCTTCCTGGATCGCCTGCTGCAGCGCAGTCGAGAGCTCTTGATATTTCGGCGTGGTCGGCCGCGGATACATGGCGGCAAGCCCGCGCTTGGCCGCGGCGATCAGCTCTTCCTGCCCCTTGGTCACGCTGGGGTCCTCATAAGACGAGGCCCAGATCGGCAGGCTGAGCTTTGCATAGGCGTTCTGCGTTTCCTGCGAGGTCATGTGGACGATATATTTCCACGCCTCTTCCGGATGCTTGCTGGTTGTGGTGATGCCGAGCCCCATGGATCCGTTGACGGCAGAAACCTCGCTCTTGCCGGTGACGCCCGGAGCGGGCACGACGCCGACCTTGCCGGCCACCTTGCTCTCCTTGGGATCATTGGCGAGATTGTACATGTAGGTCCAGTTGAGCGCGAAAGCAGCTTCGCCGTTCTGGAACACCTTGCGCACATCCTCCTCTAGGAATTCCTTCGAATTCGGATTGGTGAGACCGGAGGTGTAGCTCGTCACCATGTAGTTCAGAGCGTCGAGGCCGCCACCGGTCGTGAAGGCGGGCTTGCCGCCGTCGAGAAACTTGCCGCCATAGGCGCTGACCAGTGTCGTGTAGTCGCAGATCGCCGCTTCCGCCTGCGACCAGCTCCAGGCGATCGGCGTCTGGAGGAGCCCCTTGTCCTTGATCGCCTTCGCCTGTTCGGCAAGCTCTTCCCAGGTCTTCGGCGGCGCCTTGATGCCTGCCTTTTCGAGGATTTCCTTGTTGTAGAAGAGGTATTTGGTGTCGAGGATCCATGGCATGCCGTAGCGCTTGCCGTCGTACTCGACCGTCGTCCAGGCGCCCGGCAGGATGCCCTTGTTCATCTCGTCCGTGACGCGCTCGGTGACATCGACGAGCACCTTGTTGCTGGCATATTCCGCTGGCCAGATCACGTCGAACAGGACGACGTCGTAGCCGCCGCCCGAGCCCTGCGCCAGGACCGTCTTGTCATGCAGGCCCTCGTAGGGCACGAATTCGAGATTGATCTTCACGTCCGGATTGGCCTTGGTGAAAGCCTCCGTCATGGCACGCACATCGGCTT contains the following coding sequences:
- a CDS encoding carbohydrate ABC transporter permease, whose translation is MERQSPLFTAFVYASALLLAAVILAPVVWLFVMSISPAADLSAKPLAWWPSEIDLSRYRILLSAVENSAGGAFIASLMNSLQVAAMATLAAIVVAIPAAWAVSRTPAVSWSLYAVIATYMLPPVALAVPLYMGLAYFGLLNSVFGLALVYLTILAPFTTWLLKSGFDAIPREIESAAMIDGARLDQILRLLTLPLAAPVMATSALFAFLLAWDEFFYALLFTSDLRAKTLTVAIADLAGGRVSDYGLIATAGVLAALPPVLIGLVMQRALISGLTSGGVKG
- a CDS encoding carbohydrate ABC transporter permease; the protein is MSGTWISTRAWLLMLPLLVVMIGVIGWPLVDTVRLSFTDAKLVGTAGSFVGFDNYERIVTGSNFRRALVTTTWFAVVSVAAEMVLGVLAALLLNQRFRGRTALRALMILPWALPTVVNATLWRLIYNPEYGALNAALTQFGLIDSYRSWLGEPGSALTALIVADCWKNFPLVALIALAALQAVPREITAAALVDGAGAFNRFRFVIMPYLAGPLLVALVLRTIEAFKVFDIIWVMTRGGPANSTRTLSILVYQEAFSFQRAGSGASLALIVTLLVTVLAAAYAALLRRAAGAS
- a CDS encoding extracellular solute-binding protein, which gives rise to MLKSTRNVLLGATLLGVTLAGQAHAETTLNALFMAQAAYSEADVRAMTEAFTKANPDVKINLEFVPYEGLHDKTVLAQGSGGGYDVVLFDVIWPAEYASNKVLVDVTERVTDEMNKGILPGAWTTVEYDGKRYGMPWILDTKYLFYNKEILEKAGIKAPPKTWEELAEQAKAIKDKGLLQTPIAWSWSQAEAAICDYTTLVSAYGGKFLDGGKPAFTTGGGLDALNYMVTSYTSGLTNPNSKEFLEEDVRKVFQNGEAAFALNWTYMYNLANDPKESKVAGKVGVVPAPGVTGKSEVSAVNGSMGLGITTTSKHPEEAWKYIVHMTSQETQNAYAKLSLPIWASSYEDPSVTKGQEELIAAAKRGLAAMYPRPTTPKYQELSTALQQAIQEALLGQASPEDALKTAAENSGL